Within Wyeomyia smithii strain HCP4-BCI-WySm-NY-G18 chromosome 2, ASM2978416v1, whole genome shotgun sequence, the genomic segment ATCAATTGCGTTACTGTTGGTGTTTGCTTTCCATTGGACAGTTTGCTCTGATGTGGACCGCTTTTGGCAGTTTGAGATTGGACCAGAGACTGCACATGTGCAATTTTTAGCTGGGGTACCGGGGTTTTCGGGGTCACAGCTGGGCTTTGCTGACCGTTTATAGCAGCTACGTTTCTAACTACCAGCGGAGGGTTCAACGACGGCGAAGAAACAGTCGGTGCCTCCGCACAGTTCGAggatgaattttgttttgcaacTGGCGTAATGGTTGCTGGTCTATTTACTGAGCGTCTAGCAACAGATTGAAGCGCTGAATTGTTATTCACTATTATTGGCGTACTGGATGATGGAGAGTTTGGGTCGTTTTTCCGCTTGCTGATACAAATCAACTTCTGAGCTCCGTTAATTTTGGCTTTGATGAGGTATGACTCGTTTTCGTCAATTCCTCGGAAATGTTTGACGatgttcaaaatatcagacTCACTGAGCGCTTGTTGCTCTGAAGTTGTCAACTGTGGCACGCAAGATGTGGAGGCAGCTGACGGACCATCAGCGACGTCGTCATCGTCATCGATTTCTATTATTTCTACCGGAGGCGCTTCAGTAACAGTGGACGATTGTGGAGGATCATCGACGACGGTTGTTTGTGCAACACTTGTGTTAATAAGCTGACTCATCGGTTTTACTGAAATAGACGGTTTTTGTTTTGCGGTATCATTCCGATAAGCTGTATCAATAACACGACTGTAGAATTCTGAATTCGTAATAGTTCCGTTGTCATTGGTAATTTCAATAGTCCCCAAGTGACTGCGAGTATGGCCGTCATGCTCTTCTGTTTGTCCATACCAGCGTTCTAGCAAGTTCGAAAGTTCTGCATCTAGTGTAGCTTCTCCATCAATATGAGGCACTTCAGCTGGTGCCGGTAAGAGATCCGGTAGGGGAAGTATTTCTAAAGTGTCTTTTTCAACAGCTGGTGCGGGCTGAGCTTCTGGTGGTTGATCAGAAACAGGCAATGTTTCGCTCGGGAATACTTTTACTCGTTTGAAAGTAGATTCAGCCATGAACTCGTCATACTTTCTTTTCTTATCGTTACGGACCCGATCTCTTTTCGAACAAGCGTGGTTTATGTAGCTTTCCAAAAATGCATAGTTGCGCTTACAAAATTTACATTTGTGACGACATTTTTCGTGATGAGCATCAAAACCGGTTTGATCGTCAAACTTTAGTAGACATTTACCGCACAACAACTGGGTAGGATGCCATATATCCAGAAAGCTGTCAGAATCCTCCTGATAAATAGGACCCGAAACATCCAAATGGCCCAGATCGAAATAGTTTTGCAAAGAATCGCGGAACAATTTACTGCGCATGCAGTCTTCTATAGTGAGTAGTATGTCTACTGGCGTAGAAACGGGAGGGCAGTATCCGGCATTTGGATCACACCAGGGTTCATTAACTGCAACGAAAAAACAGGAGAAAAAAGACACTCTAATTACGCCTCATGCATAGCGGAATGATTTACATATGACATGTCTTGGCAATCTCTCCCTTCTCCGTCTTCAGCCAGTGACCGTCAACTTGGCCGGAAACCTTAACCCAATGCCAACACCAGATAGAAAGACAGGTAACAGACATCGCGTATTAAAAGCGTCATATGGACCATCCAGCTTCCACGAGAGTGTCAGTAGTAGACTTTTAAAAACTTCAATTGTATGGAATACCttgctttatttaaaaaatttgtaattCCTACATTGTGCAGTATGCTTTGTTAATTCTCACAGGTGTCGCAACAGTAAATTCACTACATAGAGGACTATTTCGAAAAGTACAATCGACGGTTTTTGTCTAAACTAACCACCATTTTGCATTGAAACTAAACCTTTCGAAAGATTACTTCTAAATTGCACCTACCTTCCAGCTCAGGTTCATCTTCCTCGGGAAAGGCATCTGCCTGTGATTTTAAGATCGTCTGGTTCACCAACACGAATCTCTGCTTATCTCGGTAAAGATCGCGATGTTTCTTCAGATTAATAGCTTCCTTATAACAGGGCAAACAGATATACTTGGAACCACGTTCGGAACGTTTAATCTAAGGTTTCGAAAAACAATGTTGAGAGCTTCAATCAACCACTATCACATTTTACTTACGTTAAGACCGTAGAGGTCCCGGACAAGCTCGCCCACTTCTTGCTGCTGCAATATATCGATGTGAGTAGCCTGTTCGCTCGAGGCATCTTTCAGGCACAGTCTACAGCAACCGGTCACATCCAATCCCATTGAAACGGTAACGCCAGATGTTTCGCACACACACTAGGCGGAAAGGTTCCCCGGTGGGAAAATCTAGCCTCAAGCCAATCCGGCCGCTCGAGTTCGgttgattacaaaattttatttcttcacGCCGAAAATGTACGTCACACAGAGAAAGCCAAAACAGATACTGATGAATAGTAATCGCTCTCGCCTCTCACGACTCACTGACAGTTATCCATCTTCCGCACGCAACGCTCACACAAAAGCAAGCCGCAAAATTAAATCGAATTTTTGACAGGTAAACTGATGACTGGTGATTCGAGAAACGAGGGAGTCTAGGGCAGGGATGCCAGATGGGAAGAAATATGGCTTCATTATGAAATCATTtatatacactgtaaataataatcacgtcgaagtaaagtgatttgctgttgatttcacaCTACTTGTCTAACATTTCAGAGTTAAatgaaaatctttcgaaatatattaatgcaaagaacgatgaaatcaacagcaaatcactttattttttgttgttatgttaatttttgttgatatgcttatgtttgagatacgGAATGTCGGTCAGTTGGATAATTATATAAATTAACAATAAATTCAAGAAACTTCTTTTTACTTTagatttctaatttttattttattttagttttttaattatataACAAGATGATCCGAGAGATGATCTCTGTCACTGTATCGATGCAATCGAtttcaggatctgtaaaagagtcgttttattgttattttaatttaaaagattcaataaaacttacgctcaaataaaattttgatctCTGGGTTAATGTGCTGCTTGCGTCGTTCGCCATCGTCACTATTATTGTTTCGCTTTAtggttttgacgtttgtcaattggaattgcagctgtaattcaattgatttaaacagtggtggtattacaagagatattcattataatacgatggtgatttccattaaGCTGGTTCAAACGCAAGATAATTTCATTAGAAAGTGTTAATCTtcgagaaatcaacactaaatcacttcaacttgcagtgtgatgtgacgaattgagtcaagtgcaaaaacacttgaggtaatcgtgacattttttcatagtgTAGCATAAAACGACAAAAAGACGTGTTGTAATTGTAAATTGCATCTAAAACTTTGTTTAGTTGtgtttaaattgtttaaaaatcaAACGGCTGATCGCTTTGGCCAGACTCAGAGGTTCCAATTCCTATTCCAATTTCCTATAAAAACATTGAATTAATACAGAAAACCGTCGTCAGTGACAGGGTCAGGGAAGCAAAATGTTGTTTTAGcgaacgcgagtgaaacttaGCTGGTGACAGCATGATGTATGAAGACGTGGTGTAACCATACCGATGTCATGGCAgctgtttcctgaagccgccgccgatgatgatgacgctagtgttgaaaatatgatcatacgtgatggaaacgaaacgaatatgatgcaatcatcgtttaatctccacttgtacacatcatgaagtgttacagaccgcgactaaacttgaatcctctcaacacataatgaaatgatgatatggtgcgtaggtttctgggaaaaaataaacacatgactagactacatctgctCTGAGAAGTGATTCGCTCGTTGCGTATGTCTCTCCATATGCCGGTCGTTAGGGGAACAAAGAATAGTAGCAaaagaatatcatgtcgcctgagcagcagcagaggtgtggtgcggtgagaaggaaagtgtgggggaagggactacttcggcagcggttgacttgagcgagagtaggagagcatacattgtcattttttttttctgacaaaaaatcttattcatgggtaataacataacaagatcagatcgctctgtgtaacagagacgaataacttcatataccgagttgtgcacattgagaaccatatgTTGTGGTGTACGCTAACGacaagaaatatatcgtaaaaaggaaagcaaagagagttttttctgacaaaaaatcttattcatgggtaataacataacaagatcagatcgctctgtgtaacagagacgaataacttcatataccgagttgtgcacattgagaaccatatgTTGTGGTGTACGCTAACGacaagaaatatatcgtaaaaaggaaagcaaagagagtgaacCAACTCCGATACTTCGCATAcggacgacgatgtcaacgcatcttaggctttctttatatgtattcaaaatcgctagaggtgattttctTCCATCGCTGATCATAAGCtctgttcattgtgccgcatgtgttactgtacagATTTTTTTCGTACTTCTAACTATATTTAACTAtccagaacgtgttgaaaccagagctgcgattaatccaagcaacatgctgactatgacgagagagaaaatatcatcgcactcgtttctttctctcatgaatagccagcaaccatcacagtaagcgtggagatccgacaagtgattcaatatcttgtctcttttgttgccattttcgggttctcATTGTCAATCGGCGTGAATATACAGATTTCACTcggaaatatcactgcaatgcaaatcaaggtgatttttggaatatcgaAAATCGTTTCAGcagcgtgattatgtcagtgccagcttaaagtttgttgctatcaggattttttaaatttgatctgctttgcggtccgtaacgatcccaactcaagatatggccaccaatgaactaggtttataatttcaaaccagtggtgtcgcttgatgggctggcacaacaaccccgagtattcggaacacaaccggaacaggtccgcatttttacatttttcaatgagaggcatggtaggattttaagcacttctaaacactgctttgatcatcgttaccatgttactgaaacatattccggccatatatccgaaaccagtcgattaactccggccatcctcttcgttaaaagaaaatatgaatgcaAACTAGGGGAAAAGCAAAACCGTTTCAaaccgaaattgaacagtttcaaagttgaaccgtgccaaaatttaacaggatctgtatataaatatacatacccatacatatttaaaagttttctgttttgccacccgcgattcattttttgccgcgaactaacactgtctttagtttaacctacaacaagcataatattcaagaatcaaattaattaactaatgctgtcaaaaaacaaatgaaaatgtaatattatttttcagatattagatcatttgaaaaatattaatagaatcctttttattacaattggtgttatgaagaagcatattctctactgagaataaaaatgaatgatcatacagattcaaaatgtaccaaactaaaatacgctcagttacaaaacgaagtaatagttgtttattgacaatgcttttagtcggtgtgcagccaagccgaaccaagcgtcgaaaaacatttaccgccgcaattgctgtgtacaagctgttacagagagtttttgttataatatcgttatcaaatgctcaaacgatttcgttacttcataatagatagattattacttctcatatccactgggtgtcaataactcaatctgagaaaacggcgcttagttcagtctgatcgcacgccgacatatatcaatatcatacatatcaattgaaaaaaaatcattgattttatgtttgctatcctcataacatcatgctgtcaaaatgaacttgatatttctgctggttcaatctcagtacagccatacccgaatgatcgagaaagataggaagaaaaaaatgagagtgagagttgacgctaagagaatcattgtaacatcgcaaactcttttgtaatgaaccatgcatcgtagttggctgattctggtgttgcatcattttggcgtaatgtcagtagtatgatattgactttccgcagctctggttgaaacatgtttgaacatgaccatttatgtcctgcacaaaatccatagaacgttaaaaacaaaacagtcgtttttcgctttttgcattcctacacaccgcttgcagcaacagttgatctcgcatggacagagcttattcggctgtttcgcaagcactgacagccttttgacgtataatcgagccagagaaaaacgattcaagcaaaatgtatggagatgacgttcgtgacagggatgtgggtgtaaccacatacataagacatacgtaacactcaggaagaaatcttccaaagaagttggtacaaaatgaaccacTCGAATGGTAacacactctgaataaaatcactgtttcagttgtttttgaaggcagtcaAGTCAAGAAAAAGAAAgtccattttgttcattatttatcgagcagtttgacaggacgaggttcggagtactatggggcaacgtgtaccagaaaaaacgccagtgttacgtatgtcttatgtatgtggtgtaACGGTATAtcaaaagcagaatcggccatattggaaaaaTAAATTGCCAAAGACTATAGACTGCTGTTGTTGTACAAAACTCTCTCGCCGTTTCTAAGCAACTGTGTGTCggataatttctcaaatttaaCTGAACAACCATTGAACAGAGATTTGTTTCCATTTCGGTTTTCGTTCAACTGTATCTTAATAAAAGTGAtccaaaaattgtaaaatgctgTAAATGATTTAAAAGTACATAAGttgcaattaaaagcaaacagcaaatcaagcaaactgtctgaaaaaaggaggaaatagacatgtttaaaattagttgttatcggtaggcaattcataatttgaaataattgactgcaactaatgcaaaattttctttttcaccaggactcgttggttggatatacggcgaataaattcaaagatcttCCGTGTCCCGGCAAACAAAGGTAAAATTcttgaattaaaataaaaaattttaaaataaaattcattaaaaatgcaaaataaaataatatcgagtcaataatgataatttttctgaaattccctcattgaagcttaaagtactaatttttgagtcgaaaatgagtaacttttacgcatcgcgcatcaggtataatataggtaatatttactcaatttttataacattcggtggtactcaaaatgagtaaaacaacttctactcaattttgagtacatacggttttagctgattaggttttgactcagttttgggttatccagaATGAGCGTGTAGACGAGCTACTCGCCAAAAATTcagccgactcgccatctgcaatactaaaattggtcagacgagtaactcgccgctcgcctcgttttctgtaataagcagcgttgccaggtatccagatttagctggattatccggatttttgaacatgtatccaggtagacagatttgatgtccaattatcccgATTTTCcatgaatgatccagattttatccagattctattttctctgttccgcaaaaaggtcatcacttcaaatttggcgcgaaattttgcaattttgtcacctcaaattttacgtaccccaagacttttatccgaagaatttacctttcaccccacgaaatgacttccagattttttccagatttttttttgccttttccagatttttaaaaaaataacctgGCAACGTTGGTAATAAGGGCCATGTTCGGATTGAGTGTTTCTCGTGCTACGTAAGTATTCGGGTCATTCgtgttgaaagagattttgaaggctgttcgcaccgtTCGCACTTATGTGAACattcatatgtaattgtcaaaatgtgcgtgatgacaaaagcaaaaatatttccttccttctttttcgcatgcaaaaaccaaacaaatatcagcaacaccgtcaacgcgaattacGATGTGAGCGAGGACAGAATAGTACATCTATGGCAGTATGAAATATTTGATCAACATaagttttcataaaacaatAACGAAATATTGATGGATTGTACTGCAAATGAATAATTTCTTTGCGTTTTACTCACACGACAGCTTTGCATTTTGGCGAAAGTTTGCTACTCATATTACCTCAATTTTATTcctaattttcagataaatcaATGGTAGTACAAAATACATTAAGAACTATATGAACAAGAGAAGTTCTACTAATGATTGATACCAAAACCGTTTCGGATGATGTATTGATCAATTCTgcttgtggttcaaaattaAATGACTTCTTCAATTATCATTTAATATAATCTTTTTCTTATGGgacaaatcatgaaaaaaataattttgtaatGGTCAAAACCAATTACTGCTATTGGAATGACTAAACTATAAAACTTAGATTATGAAGTCAGATTAGATTGAAATTATAACATGGTAAGAAGTTACCTTGCAGAACCATTGAAACATATCAATCCGAACATAAGAGACACAGATTGGATAATCTACATACAACAACATTTATTTCGCTAATACAATCACACTAGTACATGTTTCAAACATTTAATAACACTGGTGTATATCGGTGTGTATATGTATATAAtgtgtatatatatagatatagtaCGGATACTGAGATAACACAGATTTTCGCTAACCTTTCGCTAGCAAATCAACGCAGACTATATACTCTCTATTTCATTTCCCTGCACAGCTCGAATAATTGAAACTGGTGCGTCTTCAGGTGCATGTTGAGAGCTTCTAACGAGTCGAGTTCCAGCAGGCATATATTGCATCCGTACGCTGTCCTCTTTTTCTCGTGAATTTTGGTGTGTGCACGAAGGTTGGACAGTTGTGTAAACGCCTTCGGGCAGGTATCACACTTGAATGGGCGCTCACCTAAAACAAT encodes:
- the LOC129721524 gene encoding uncharacterized protein LOC129721524 encodes the protein MGLDVTGCCRLCLKDASSEQATHIDILQQQEVGELVRDLYGLNIKRSERGSKYICLPCYKEAINLKKHRDLYRDKQRFVLVNQTILKSQADAFPEEDEPELEVNEPWCDPNAGYCPPVSTPVDILLTIEDCMRSKLFRDSLQNYFDLGHLDVSGPIYQEDSDSFLDIWHPTQLLCGKCLLKFDDQTGFDAHHEKCRHKCKFCKRNYAFLESYINHACSKRDRVRNDKKRKYDEFMAESTFKRVKVFPSETLPVSDQPPEAQPAPAVEKDTLEILPLPDLLPAPAEVPHIDGEATLDAELSNLLERWYGQTEEHDGHTRSHLGTIEITNDNGTITNSEFYSRVIDTAYRNDTAKQKPSISVKPMSQLINTSVAQTTVVDDPPQSSTVTEAPPVEIIEIDDDDDVADGPSAASTSCVPQLTTSEQQALSESDILNIVKHFRGIDENESYLIKAKINGAQKLICISKRKNDPNSPSSSTPIIVNNNSALQSVARRSVNRPATITPVAKQNSSSNCAEAPTVSSPSLNPPLVVRNVAAINGQQSPAVTPKTPVPQLKIAHVQSLVQSQTAKSGPHQSKLSNGKQTPTVTQLMNHQSQPGAANMISIPGKAPLVASQVKSPPANQQPPAKADPRRIILGSSSIKLLNNSPKQLQPIAPKPPYGTVSAMNSVTTTTSTQQRIIVQRKQVQTVVQSAINRNTAGTAAIDSVSSANSMNDGGDFNSTNGQPNSLLRSQLLQLPTRVYPSTSGEPSTTPGRKIISVSPTGRHLQINNTTISRLN